Proteins from a single region of Streptomyces sp. Tu 3180:
- a CDS encoding SAV2148 family HEPN domain-containing protein, producing MLGGAEGGARVGSGGLELPPGDEGHEGSSTDVPPGAVSLARPMDAGSIGPELDWGADAWREVRTRAQRAGRAYIWLNLVEQRLRAVVAAVLRPVYEPVHGDDWVVAAAGPAGQEWVQRAVAVREVSRRKGYLLDPADDNVLSFLTLPQLRELMVQHWPCFAPYFDDRRDVELALDELEVTRNVVSRNRALSEAVLSQAERASARLLEMLGAGGDVPSARRLPVDAVEDLVGDRYADVVAVHPDRVRLLRQFPAEDIFGSARRLDAVGIGLNLLVQNFSGRRLVRLAESGSRVRLLFLNPASSAVKRRERELGMKRGELGRAVEMNILHMRRVRARLRDPGAFEIQVYDETPRCTAYLVDGDGADGIAVVQNYLRRSRGMEAPVLVLRNGTKVVKPGEVEEGGLFPTYREEFEQMWADSRPVS from the coding sequence GTGCTCGGGGGAGCGGAAGGCGGTGCGCGGGTGGGCTCGGGAGGGCTGGAGCTGCCCCCTGGTGACGAGGGTCACGAGGGGAGCTCCACGGACGTCCCGCCCGGTGCGGTGTCCCTGGCACGGCCGATGGACGCGGGCTCGATCGGGCCGGAGCTGGACTGGGGCGCCGACGCCTGGCGCGAGGTGCGCACCCGCGCCCAGCGGGCCGGCCGGGCCTACATCTGGCTGAATCTCGTGGAGCAGCGGCTGCGCGCGGTCGTGGCCGCCGTGCTGCGTCCCGTGTACGAGCCCGTGCACGGCGACGACTGGGTGGTCGCCGCCGCCGGACCCGCCGGGCAGGAGTGGGTGCAGCGCGCGGTCGCGGTGCGCGAGGTCAGCCGCCGCAAGGGCTATCTGCTCGACCCGGCCGACGACAACGTCCTGTCCTTCCTGACCCTGCCGCAGCTGCGCGAGCTGATGGTGCAGCACTGGCCCTGCTTCGCGCCCTACTTCGACGACCGCCGGGACGTCGAGCTCGCCCTGGACGAGCTGGAGGTCACGCGGAACGTCGTCTCCCGCAACCGCGCGCTGTCCGAGGCGGTCCTGAGCCAGGCCGAGCGGGCCTCCGCGCGGCTGCTGGAGATGCTCGGCGCCGGCGGTGACGTCCCGTCCGCGCGCCGGCTGCCCGTGGACGCGGTCGAGGACCTGGTGGGCGACCGGTACGCCGACGTGGTCGCCGTGCACCCCGACCGGGTGCGGCTGCTGCGCCAGTTCCCGGCGGAGGACATCTTCGGCAGCGCCCGCCGCCTCGACGCCGTCGGCATCGGCCTCAACCTGCTGGTGCAGAACTTCTCCGGCCGCCGCCTGGTGCGGCTGGCCGAGTCGGGCAGCCGGGTGCGGCTGCTGTTCCTGAACCCGGCCTCGAGCGCGGTCAAGCGCCGCGAGCGCGAGCTCGGCATGAAACGCGGCGAGCTCGGCCGCGCCGTCGAGATGAACATCCTGCACATGCGCCGCGTCCGCGCCCGGCTGCGCGACCCCGGTGCCTTCGAGATCCAGGTCTACGACGAGACGCCCCGCTGCACGGCCTACCTCGTCGACGGGGACGGGGCGGACGGGATCGCCGTCGTGCAGAACTACCTGCGCCGCTCCCGGGGGATGGAGGCGCCGGTGCTGGTCCTGCGCAACGGGACCAAGGTGGTCAAACCGGGCGAGGTCGAGGAGGGGGGACTGTTCCCCACCTACCGCGAGGAGTTCGAGCAGATGTGGGCGGATTCGCGACCGGTGTCGTGA
- the treY gene encoding malto-oligosyltrehalose synthase, with product MTFEQPDPAVPTATYRLQLQPGFPFAAAAAAVPYVASLGVSHLHLSPVLEAVPGSTHGYDVVDHGRVREELGGEEGLRALARTAREHGLGLIADIVPNHMAMSPRHNRALWEVLREGPSSRHARWFDIDWEAQGGQLLVPVLGGPLGTQLDRLEADGDVLRYHDHVFPLREGTARLPLPQLLDAQWYRPVWWRLARTELNYRRFFSISELIGVRVEDPEVFEATHAKILELLHAGVIDGLRVDHPDGLADPDGYLRRLHEATGGRWTVVEKILSDGEPLPASWPVAGTTGYDALRHVDGLFTDPAGLGELLGRYRRFAAPQTDRGGDWDATARRAAYKVITHELATEVDRLTRVASRLCATSPEPALRDRAPWALRTALQELLVRLEVYRPYASVDASAVVTEEAAAEARLAFAVPEEAGAVDVVRDLVLGRYGDGPGQVEFRTRFAQTASALRAKSVEDTAFYRYVPLLSANEVGQDPGSPAVSPERFHAHCARVQRDWPATGTVVSTHDTKRSADVRAALHVLTECPQRWADVLAEVTRTGEGVPDAQLAWAAWQTVFGLGPADGDRVGGALLKHVREAGLYTSWTEQEPPYEEAVARFVAAGPCGAPGERVAALRASLEPHIRANVLGTALVHLTMPGVPDVYQGTEGEYRALVDPDNRRTVDFPPGPSEPSGDGGGKEAVTRAALRLRARRPDVFGETASYEPLAPGGPAAAHCVAFVRSGRVLTAVTRLSLRLAEAGGWRDTRLALPPGRWADVLTRGRAFTGHVRVAELFARLPVALLERVDDAGGQDG from the coding sequence ATGACCTTCGAGCAACCTGACCCGGCGGTGCCCACGGCCACGTACCGGCTGCAGCTGCAGCCCGGCTTCCCGTTCGCCGCCGCCGCGGCGGCGGTGCCGTACGTGGCCTCGCTCGGCGTGTCCCACCTGCACCTGTCCCCCGTCCTGGAGGCCGTGCCCGGCTCCACCCACGGCTACGACGTGGTGGACCACGGGCGCGTGCGGGAGGAGCTGGGCGGCGAGGAGGGCCTGCGGGCCCTGGCGCGCACCGCGCGGGAGCACGGGCTCGGCCTGATCGCGGACATCGTCCCGAACCACATGGCGATGTCCCCGCGCCACAACCGCGCCCTGTGGGAGGTGCTGCGCGAGGGGCCCTCCTCGCGCCACGCGCGGTGGTTCGACATCGACTGGGAGGCGCAGGGCGGCCAGCTGCTGGTGCCGGTGCTCGGCGGGCCGCTCGGCACGCAGCTCGACCGGCTGGAGGCCGACGGGGACGTGCTGCGCTACCACGACCACGTGTTCCCCCTGCGGGAGGGCACGGCCCGGCTGCCGCTGCCGCAGCTGCTGGACGCGCAGTGGTACCGCCCCGTGTGGTGGCGCCTGGCCCGGACCGAGCTCAACTACCGGCGGTTCTTCAGCATCTCCGAGCTGATCGGGGTGCGGGTGGAGGACCCGGAGGTCTTCGAGGCCACGCACGCCAAGATCCTGGAGCTGCTGCACGCGGGCGTGATCGACGGACTGCGCGTCGACCACCCGGACGGGCTCGCCGACCCGGACGGCTACCTGCGGCGGCTGCACGAGGCGACCGGCGGACGGTGGACGGTGGTGGAGAAGATCCTCTCCGACGGCGAGCCGCTGCCCGCCTCCTGGCCGGTGGCGGGCACCACCGGCTACGACGCCCTGCGGCACGTGGACGGCCTGTTCACGGACCCGGCGGGGCTCGGGGAGCTGCTCGGCCGGTACCGGCGCTTCGCCGCCCCGCAGACGGACCGGGGCGGCGACTGGGACGCCACCGCGCGGCGGGCCGCGTACAAGGTGATCACGCACGAGCTGGCCACCGAGGTCGACCGGCTGACCCGGGTGGCGAGCCGGCTGTGCGCGACCTCCCCGGAGCCCGCGCTGCGCGACCGCGCCCCCTGGGCGCTGCGGACGGCGCTCCAGGAGCTGCTGGTCCGGCTGGAGGTGTACCGCCCCTACGCCTCGGTGGACGCCTCCGCCGTGGTCACCGAGGAGGCCGCGGCCGAGGCCCGGCTCGCCTTCGCCGTCCCGGAGGAGGCCGGGGCGGTGGACGTCGTACGGGACCTGGTGCTCGGGCGGTACGGCGACGGGCCGGGGCAGGTGGAGTTCCGTACGCGTTTCGCGCAGACCGCGTCGGCGCTGCGGGCCAAGTCCGTCGAGGACACGGCGTTCTACCGCTACGTCCCGCTGCTGTCGGCGAACGAGGTGGGCCAGGACCCCGGCAGCCCGGCGGTGTCCCCGGAGCGGTTCCACGCGCACTGCGCGCGCGTGCAGCGCGACTGGCCGGCGACCGGGACGGTCGTCTCGACGCACGACACCAAGCGCAGCGCCGACGTGCGGGCGGCGCTGCACGTGCTCACGGAGTGCCCGCAGCGGTGGGCGGACGTCCTGGCGGAGGTGACGCGCACCGGCGAGGGCGTGCCGGACGCCCAGCTGGCGTGGGCGGCCTGGCAGACGGTGTTCGGGCTGGGGCCCGCCGACGGGGACCGGGTGGGAGGGGCGCTGCTGAAGCACGTGCGCGAGGCGGGGCTGTACACGAGCTGGACCGAGCAGGAGCCGCCGTACGAGGAGGCCGTGGCGCGGTTCGTGGCGGCGGGGCCGTGCGGGGCGCCGGGCGAGAGGGTGGCGGCGCTGCGCGCCTCGCTGGAGCCGCACATCCGGGCGAACGTCCTGGGCACGGCCCTGGTCCATCTGACGATGCCGGGCGTGCCCGACGTCTACCAGGGCACGGAGGGCGAGTACCGGGCCCTGGTGGATCCGGACAACCGGCGGACGGTGGATTTCCCGCCCGGGCCGTCCGAGCCGTCCGGTGACGGGGGCGGCAAGGAGGCGGTGACGCGGGCCGCGCTGCGGCTGCGGGCGCGGCGGCCGGACGTCTTCGGCGAGACCGCGTCGTACGAGCCGCTGGCCCCCGGGGGGCCCGCGGCGGCGCACTGCGTGGCGTTCGTCCGCTCCGGGCGGGTGCTCACCGCCGTCACCCGGCTGTCGCTGCGGCTGGCGGAGGCGGGCGGCTGGCGGGACACGCGGCTGGCGCTGCCGCCCGGGCGGTGGGCCGACGTGCTGACCCGCGGGCGCGCGTTCACGGGGCACGTGCGCGTGGCGGAGCTGTTCGCGCGGCTGCCGGTGGCGCTGCTGGAGCGGGTCGACGACGCCGGCGGTCAGGACGGCTGA
- the glgX gene encoding glycogen debranching protein GlgX has product MQVWPGEAYPLGATYDGAGTNFAVFTEAADRVELCLLHDDGSETAIELRESDAFVRHAYVPGVMPGQRYGFRVHGPYAPERGLRCNSAKLLLDPYARAISGSIRWGEEVYGYHFDAPERRNDLDSAPHTMTSVVVNPYFDWGDDRRPRTEYHHTVIYEAHVKGLTMRHPGLPEELRGTYAGLAHPAVIEHLTGLGVTALELMPVHQFVNDHRLVDMGLNNYWGYNTIGFFAPHNAYASWGDRGQQVLEFKSAVKALHEAGIEVILDVVYNHTAEGNHLGPTLSFKGIDNPSYYRLTDDRRYYMDTTGTGNSLLMRSPHVLQMIMDSLRYWVTEMHVDGFRFDLAATLARQFHEVDRLSSFFDLVQQDPVVSQVKLIAEPWDVGEGGYQVGNFPPLWTEWNGKYRDTVRDLWRGEPRALAEFASRLTGSSDLYQNDGRRPLASINFVTCHDGFTLHDLVSYDDKHNEANGEDNRDGESHNRSWNCGVEGETDDPDVLRLRARQMRNFIATLMLSQGVPMISHGDEVARTQRGNNNAYCQDNELAWLDWPEEDGEGEDVRRQLLEFTRAMVWLRRDHPVFRRRRFFHGRPVEGTHDDLSDIAWFTPQGREMTQRDWDSAQASALTVFLNGNAISEPGPRGERITDDSFLLMFNASPEPLEFVVPIDHGRQWQVVVDTARTDGVPPGTGPKVQAGTRLTLADRSLTVLQRPV; this is encoded by the coding sequence ATGCAGGTCTGGCCTGGCGAGGCGTATCCACTCGGTGCCACGTACGACGGCGCCGGCACGAATTTCGCGGTCTTCACGGAGGCCGCGGACCGAGTAGAGCTGTGTCTGCTGCACGACGACGGCTCCGAGACGGCGATCGAGTTGCGCGAGAGCGACGCGTTCGTGCGGCACGCGTACGTGCCCGGCGTCATGCCCGGGCAGCGGTACGGCTTCCGTGTGCACGGTCCGTACGCCCCCGAGCGCGGGCTGCGCTGCAACTCGGCGAAGCTGCTGCTCGACCCGTACGCGCGTGCGATCAGCGGATCGATCCGCTGGGGCGAGGAGGTGTACGGCTACCACTTCGACGCGCCCGAGCGGCGCAACGACCTCGACTCGGCGCCGCACACGATGACGTCGGTCGTGGTCAACCCGTACTTCGACTGGGGCGACGACCGGCGCCCCCGTACGGAGTACCACCACACGGTGATCTACGAGGCCCACGTCAAGGGCCTCACCATGCGCCACCCGGGGCTGCCGGAGGAGCTGCGCGGCACCTACGCGGGCCTCGCGCACCCGGCGGTGATCGAGCACCTGACCGGGCTCGGGGTGACCGCGCTGGAGCTGATGCCGGTGCACCAGTTCGTGAACGACCACCGGCTGGTCGACATGGGCCTGAACAACTACTGGGGCTACAACACCATCGGCTTCTTCGCCCCGCACAACGCCTACGCGTCCTGGGGCGACCGCGGCCAGCAGGTGCTGGAGTTCAAGTCGGCGGTGAAGGCGCTGCACGAGGCCGGGATCGAGGTGATCCTCGACGTGGTCTACAACCACACCGCCGAGGGCAACCACCTGGGCCCGACGCTCTCCTTCAAGGGCATCGACAACCCCTCGTACTACCGGCTGACCGACGACCGCCGCTACTACATGGACACGACGGGCACCGGGAACTCCCTGCTCATGCGGTCCCCGCACGTGCTCCAGATGATCATGGACTCGCTGCGCTACTGGGTCACCGAGATGCACGTCGACGGCTTCCGCTTCGACCTCGCGGCGACCCTGGCCCGGCAGTTCCACGAGGTGGACCGGCTGTCGTCGTTCTTCGACCTGGTCCAGCAGGACCCGGTGGTCTCCCAGGTGAAGCTGATCGCCGAACCCTGGGACGTGGGCGAGGGCGGCTACCAGGTGGGCAATTTCCCGCCGCTGTGGACCGAGTGGAACGGGAAGTACCGGGACACCGTGCGGGACCTGTGGCGGGGCGAGCCGCGCGCGCTCGCGGAGTTCGCCTCCCGGCTGACCGGCTCCTCCGACCTGTACCAGAACGACGGGCGGCGCCCACTGGCCTCGATCAACTTCGTGACCTGCCACGACGGCTTCACGCTGCACGACCTCGTGTCGTACGACGACAAGCACAACGAGGCCAACGGCGAGGACAACCGCGACGGCGAGAGCCACAACCGGTCGTGGAACTGCGGCGTCGAGGGCGAGACCGACGACCCGGACGTGCTGCGGCTGCGGGCCCGGCAGATGCGCAACTTCATCGCGACGCTGATGCTCTCCCAGGGCGTGCCGATGATCAGTCACGGCGACGAGGTGGCCCGCACCCAGCGCGGCAACAACAACGCCTACTGCCAGGACAACGAGCTGGCCTGGCTCGACTGGCCCGAGGAGGACGGGGAGGGGGAGGACGTCCGCCGGCAGCTGCTGGAGTTCACCCGCGCGATGGTGTGGCTGCGCAGGGACCACCCGGTCTTCCGCCGGCGCCGCTTCTTCCACGGCCGGCCGGTGGAGGGCACCCACGACGACCTGTCCGACATCGCCTGGTTCACCCCGCAGGGCAGGGAGATGACCCAGCGGGACTGGGACTCGGCGCAGGCGTCGGCGCTGACGGTGTTCCTCAACGGCAACGCGATCTCCGAGCCGGGGCCGCGCGGGGAGCGCATCACCGACGACTCGTTCCTGCTGATGTTCAACGCCTCTCCCGAGCCGCTGGAGTTCGTGGTGCCGATCGATCACGGCCGCCAGTGGCAGGTGGTCGTGGACACGGCCCGCACGGACGGCGTCCCCCCGGGCACCGGCCCCAAGGTGCAGGCCGGCACCCGGCTGACGCTGGCCGACCGGAGCCTGACGGTGCTGCAGCGGCCGGTGTAG
- a CDS encoding 3'-5' exonuclease: MGWHRELLIGFDLETTGTDPHEARIVTGSVIEVRDGEPRGRREWLADPGVPIPADAVAVHGVSNERAAAEGSPADQVADAIAGVLTAHWRAGVPVVAYNAAFDLTLLSAELRRYGLPSLRERLGGADPAPVIDPYTIDRSVDRYRRGKRTLEAVCAEYGVVLDAAHDATADALAAVRLACAIAGRHPRVAALDPAELHRRQIEWYAAWAADFQDFLRRKGDATALVDGTWPLREPAGEPV, encoded by the coding sequence ATGGGCTGGCACCGGGAGCTGCTGATCGGCTTCGACCTGGAGACGACGGGGACCGACCCGCACGAGGCGCGGATCGTCACGGGCTCCGTGATCGAGGTCCGGGACGGGGAGCCGAGGGGACGCCGGGAGTGGCTGGCCGACCCGGGCGTGCCGATCCCCGCGGACGCGGTGGCGGTGCACGGCGTCAGCAACGAGCGGGCGGCCGCCGAGGGAAGCCCCGCCGACCAGGTGGCCGACGCGATCGCCGGGGTCCTCACCGCCCACTGGAGGGCGGGCGTCCCGGTCGTCGCCTACAACGCCGCCTTCGACCTGACCCTGCTCTCCGCCGAGCTGCGCCGGTACGGACTGCCGTCCCTGCGCGAGCGCCTGGGCGGCGCCGACCCCGCCCCGGTCATCGACCCGTACACGATCGACCGCTCCGTCGACCGCTACCGCAGGGGCAAGCGCACCCTCGAAGCGGTCTGCGCGGAGTACGGCGTCGTCCTCGACGCCGCGCACGACGCCACCGCCGACGCCCTCGCCGCGGTCCGCCTGGCCTGCGCGATAGCCGGCCGCCACCCCCGGGTCGCGGCCCTCGACCCGGCGGAACTGCACCGGCGCCAGATCGAGTGGTACGCCGCGTGGGCGGCCGACTTCCAGGACTTCCTGCGCCGCAAGGGCGACGCCACCGCGCTGGTCGACGGCACCTGGCCGCTGCGGGAGCCGGCGGGCGAACCGGTCTGA
- the lpdA gene encoding dihydrolipoyl dehydrogenase → MNTHDVVVIGGGTGGYSTALRAAALGLDVVLVERDKVGGTCLHRGCIPSKAMLHAAELVDGIAEARERWGVKATLDAVDWPALVAAREDVVARNHRGVEAHLARAGVRVVRGSARLTGPRTVKVDGVRDLAARRGIVLATGSRPRTLPGIAPDGRRVVTSDDALFAPGLPASVLVLGGGAIGVEYASFHRSMGAEVTLVEAADRLVPLEDADVSRHLTRGLRKRGVDVQTGARLLDAEVLDDGVRARVRTARGGTRAVGAERLLVAVGRVPVTDGLDLAAAGLGTDGRGFVVPAHWDRLETSVPGVHVVGDLLPPPSPGLAHASFAEGLLVAETLAGLPSAPVDYAAVPRVTYSAPQTASVGLSEARARALGHEPAVRTMPLTAVAKGMVHGRGGMVKVVAEAGGGRVLGVHLVGPHVSEMVAESQLIVGWEAEPSDVARHVHPHPTLSEAVGEVFLALAGRGLHQP, encoded by the coding sequence ATGAACACACACGACGTGGTCGTCATCGGCGGGGGCACCGGTGGCTACAGCACCGCCCTGCGCGCCGCCGCCCTGGGTCTCGACGTCGTCCTGGTCGAACGCGACAAGGTCGGCGGAACCTGTCTGCACCGCGGCTGCATCCCGAGCAAGGCGATGCTGCACGCCGCCGAGCTGGTCGACGGCATCGCCGAGGCGCGCGAGCGCTGGGGCGTGAAGGCGACCCTGGACGCCGTGGACTGGCCGGCGCTGGTCGCCGCCCGCGAGGACGTCGTGGCCCGGAACCACCGGGGCGTGGAGGCGCACCTCGCGCGCGCCGGTGTGCGGGTGGTGCGGGGCAGCGCGCGGTTGACCGGACCGCGCACCGTGAAGGTGGACGGCGTGCGGGACCTCGCCGCGCGCCGGGGGATCGTGCTGGCCACCGGCTCACGTCCGCGCACGCTCCCCGGGATCGCGCCGGACGGGCGGCGCGTGGTGACGAGCGACGACGCGCTCTTCGCGCCCGGGCTGCCGGCGTCCGTCCTGGTCCTGGGCGGCGGCGCGATCGGCGTGGAGTACGCCTCGTTCCACCGCTCGATGGGTGCGGAGGTCACCCTCGTGGAGGCCGCCGACCGGCTCGTGCCGCTGGAGGACGCGGACGTGAGCCGCCATCTGACGCGCGGGCTGAGGAAGCGCGGCGTCGACGTGCAGACGGGCGCCCGGCTGCTGGACGCCGAGGTGCTCGACGACGGCGTACGCGCACGCGTGCGCACCGCCCGGGGCGGAACCCGTGCGGTCGGGGCCGAGCGGCTCCTGGTGGCCGTCGGCCGGGTGCCGGTCACCGACGGGCTGGACCTGGCCGCCGCGGGCCTGGGCACCGACGGACGCGGTTTCGTCGTACCGGCGCACTGGGACCGGCTGGAGACGTCGGTGCCGGGCGTCCACGTCGTGGGCGACCTGCTGCCGCCGCCGTCGCCCGGACTGGCCCACGCCTCCTTCGCGGAGGGGCTGCTGGTGGCCGAGACGCTGGCGGGGCTGCCGTCGGCGCCCGTCGACTACGCGGCCGTGCCCCGGGTGACGTACTCGGCGCCGCAGACCGCCTCCGTCGGCCTGAGCGAGGCGCGGGCACGCGCGCTCGGGCACGAACCGGCCGTCCGCACCATGCCGCTGACGGCCGTCGCCAAGGGGATGGTGCACGGGCGGGGCGGGATGGTGAAGGTCGTCGCCGAGGCCGGGGGCGGCCGGGTGCTCGGAGTGCACCTGGTGGGTCCGCACGTGTCGGAGATGGTCGCCGAGAGCCAGCTGATCGTCGGCTGGGAGGCCGAACCGTCGGACGTGGCCCGGCACGTCCATCCGCATCCGACGCTCTCGGAGGCGGTCGGCGAGGTGTTCCTGGCGCTGGCGGGCCGCGGACTGCACCAGCCGTGA
- a CDS encoding sugar ABC transporter permease, which translates to MRRPPGRVPDPGRGPRRALDHGPWFLVLPALIPILVLSVGPLLHGILLAFTDAQSGRTGPTRWIGTLNFRDLLHDTLFWESFRIGLVWAVGVTVPQFLLALGLALLLAQDLKLRWLARALAIVPWAMPEVVVGIMWRLVYNPDAGVLNETLRDIGLGGDRDWLSGLATALPAVIVVGVWAGMPQTTVALLAGLQNTPRELHEAAAVDGAGAWRRFRTVTWPAIRPVALAVTALNLIWNFNSFALVYVLTSGGPGGRTRLPMLFAYEEAFRYGQFGYAAAMGCVMVAAVSVLLAVFLVGRLRGGDGT; encoded by the coding sequence GTGAGAAGACCGCCGGGCAGGGTGCCCGATCCGGGGCGCGGGCCGCGGCGTGCCCTCGACCACGGCCCCTGGTTCCTGGTGCTGCCCGCGCTGATCCCGATCCTCGTCCTCAGCGTGGGGCCGCTGCTCCACGGCATCCTGCTGGCCTTCACCGACGCCCAGTCGGGCCGCACCGGGCCCACCCGGTGGATCGGCACCCTCAACTTCCGGGACCTGCTGCACGACACGCTGTTCTGGGAGTCGTTCCGCATCGGCCTGGTGTGGGCGGTCGGGGTGACGGTGCCGCAGTTCCTGCTCGCGCTCGGTCTCGCCCTGCTGCTCGCCCAGGACCTGAAGCTGCGCTGGCTGGCCCGCGCCCTGGCGATCGTCCCCTGGGCGATGCCCGAGGTCGTCGTCGGCATCATGTGGCGGCTGGTCTACAACCCGGACGCCGGCGTCCTCAACGAGACCCTGCGCGACATCGGCCTCGGCGGCGACCGGGACTGGCTCAGCGGTCTGGCGACCGCCCTGCCCGCCGTGATCGTCGTGGGGGTGTGGGCGGGCATGCCGCAGACGACGGTCGCGCTGCTCGCCGGACTGCAGAACACCCCGCGCGAGCTGCACGAGGCGGCGGCGGTGGACGGCGCCGGCGCCTGGCGCCGCTTCCGCACGGTGACCTGGCCCGCGATCCGCCCCGTCGCCCTCGCCGTCACGGCGCTCAACCTGATCTGGAACTTCAACTCCTTCGCCCTGGTGTACGTGCTGACCAGCGGCGGGCCCGGCGGACGCACCCGGCTGCCCATGCTCTTCGCCTACGAAGAGGCCTTCCGCTACGGGCAGTTCGGTTACGCGGCGGCGATGGGCTGTGTCATGGTCGCCGCGGTCTCGGTCCTGCTGGCCGTCTTCCTCGTGGGCCGGCTGCGGGGAGGTGACGGGACATGA
- a CDS encoding LysR family transcriptional regulator, whose amino-acid sequence MSLRQMEYFLTVVEEASFTRAAELLHVTQSALSHQIKALERSVGGALLERMPRGARLTPMGRAFLPHAALAVRSAAQARRAARAAAGAEGGELHVAAVHSVAVGVLPDVFARWRAAHPGVLLHLREYATTEALEDEVQRGTADLAVGPAPADWPGTVVEVGREEIVLVVPSGDRFAGRRTVTLPELADRPWVRCAMEPVVDGERFLDRACGHAGFRPRTAVFTEHTSTAVRMAAAGVGVCTAPSHIVAGAVGEDCVVLSPDPPWVRTLTVFTRVPPAGAAAAFVELLEEAWPLPGAPAAPAGSHEVRRAPAPACG is encoded by the coding sequence ATGAGCCTGCGGCAGATGGAGTACTTCCTGACCGTCGTGGAGGAGGCGTCCTTCACCCGCGCGGCCGAGCTCCTGCACGTCACGCAGTCCGCGCTCTCCCACCAGATCAAGGCCCTGGAGCGGTCGGTCGGCGGCGCGCTCCTGGAGCGCATGCCGCGCGGGGCGCGGCTCACCCCGATGGGCCGCGCGTTCCTGCCGCACGCCGCTCTCGCCGTCCGCAGCGCCGCCCAGGCCCGCCGCGCGGCCCGCGCCGCCGCCGGGGCCGAGGGCGGCGAACTGCACGTCGCCGCCGTGCACTCCGTCGCGGTCGGCGTCCTGCCGGACGTCTTCGCCCGGTGGCGGGCCGCCCACCCCGGTGTCCTGCTGCACCTGCGCGAGTACGCCACGACCGAGGCACTGGAGGACGAGGTCCAGCGCGGCACCGCCGACCTCGCCGTGGGCCCGGCGCCCGCGGACTGGCCCGGCACCGTCGTCGAGGTCGGCCGGGAGGAGATCGTGCTGGTGGTCCCCTCCGGCGACCGCTTCGCCGGGCGCAGGACGGTGACGCTGCCCGAACTCGCGGACCGCCCCTGGGTCCGCTGCGCCATGGAGCCCGTCGTCGACGGCGAGCGGTTCCTCGACCGGGCCTGCGGACACGCCGGCTTCCGCCCGCGCACCGCCGTGTTCACCGAGCACACCTCCACCGCCGTGCGGATGGCCGCGGCCGGCGTCGGCGTCTGCACGGCGCCCTCCCACATCGTGGCCGGCGCGGTCGGGGAGGACTGCGTGGTCCTCTCGCCCGACCCGCCCTGGGTCCGCACCCTGACCGTCTTCACCCGCGTGCCGCCCGCCGGAGCCGCCGCGGCCTTCGTCGAGCTGCTCGAGGAGGCCTGGCCGCTCCCGGGGGCACCCGCCGCGCCCGCCGGTTCGCACGAGGTCCGCCGGGCGCCCGCACCGGCGTGCGGCTGA
- a CDS encoding aminoglycoside phosphotransferase family protein, translated as MDEARARDVLAAAGVLPGAARDTRLLALGENAVFAAGDLVVRVGRDAELLERARRELDIALWLAGEGVPAVRPAEPEALLVEGHPVTVWHRLPEPVRPAEPRDLAELLRLVHALPAPPFALPPRDLLGGVERWLRLAGDVIDPADAAYLRERRDGFASAAAALTPRLPPGPIHGDALPRNVHVGADGPVLVDLETFSADLREHDLVVMALSHDRYGLPQEAYASFTETYGWDVRAWEGCSVLRGARETASCAWVAQHAPSNPRALAEFERRVASLRDGDTTVRWYPF; from the coding sequence ATGGACGAGGCGCGGGCGCGGGACGTACTGGCCGCTGCGGGCGTGCTGCCCGGTGCGGCACGGGACACGCGGCTGCTCGCCCTGGGCGAGAACGCGGTGTTCGCCGCCGGTGACCTGGTCGTCAGGGTGGGCCGCGACGCCGAACTCCTGGAGCGGGCCCGCCGGGAGCTGGACATCGCGCTGTGGCTCGCCGGGGAGGGCGTGCCGGCGGTGCGGCCGGCCGAGCCGGAGGCCCTGCTGGTCGAGGGGCACCCGGTGACCGTGTGGCACCGGCTGCCCGAGCCGGTGCGGCCCGCCGAACCGCGGGATCTGGCCGAACTGCTGCGGCTCGTCCACGCCCTGCCCGCTCCCCCCTTCGCGCTTCCGCCCCGTGACCTGCTGGGCGGGGTGGAACGCTGGCTGCGGCTCGCGGGTGACGTGATCGACCCCGCGGACGCGGCGTACCTGCGCGAGCGGCGCGACGGTTTCGCCTCGGCCGCCGCGGCGCTGACGCCCCGTCTGCCGCCGGGCCCGATCCACGGGGACGCCCTGCCCCGCAACGTGCACGTCGGAGCGGACGGTCCGGTCCTGGTGGACCTGGAGACCTTCTCGGCCGATCTGCGCGAGCACGACCTGGTCGTCATGGCCCTCTCCCACGACCGCTACGGACTGCCGCAGGAGGCGTACGCGTCCTTCACCGAGACCTACGGCTGGGACGTGCGCGCCTGGGAGGGCTGCTCGGTGCTGCGCGGCGCGCGGGAGACCGCCAGTTGCGCCTGGGTCGCCCAGCACGCGCCGAGCAACCCCAGGGCACTGGCCGAGTTCGAGCGCCGGGTGGCGTCCCTGCGGGACGGGGACACGACGGTCCGCTGGTACCCGTTCTGA